The nucleotide sequence CATGATTTTCTAATACCTGGCCCATATGACAGATTGGGTCAAAATGCAggaacacaaaaatatgagtgcaAATTATTTTCAGGCTGTGTTTGTAAATTGTATATAAAATACAGATTCATTTATGTCTAGACTTGGGCCCCATATAAAAGTTACCTTTACTAATTGcatgcaaaaatataaaatttgaaacTAAATGCAAAGTCTGAAATACATATGAGCCTAATAAGTTTGACAAGGGGTATTCAATGTGTATTTCATTCTTAAGCAGAAATGCAGCAAACACAGACCTGTGGTGACATGAAAAATGTAGCCCAAAAGGCATTAGTGATTTTTACAACAGTTACCATCTTTATAGATTagaattttacttcttttaaaaatgtttttgaagaTTTTGAATTGGAACTCCCCAGCTTGCTGGCTTCTTTCATGgggcattccattccattccagcaCATTATTGCTTAGTGATGTTCCATTCACCTTCAAAACCACTACTTACCAGGGTCTGGCCCATAAGGGTTAGTCAAGTTCCACCTTGGTATGATTTGAAGTGACTATATTTTGCAGGCTTGCAAAGTTGTAATGTTGTTGTAACTTAGTATTGGTGATAGAGAATAACTTGGCAAAACCATACCATattgttttttaataataaaaggggACTTTACTTTCATTGAAGGTGGGTAATGGGACTTCTAGGAAAAGAGAATAATGACAGGATTAGAACAGAAAGCATACATAGTCAAACATGGCTAAAAGGCAGGCTTTGGAGTTACTCATTTTAAGAACCAAACTTATGGGCAGGCATTAGCTGTATATGAGGAGATGTCTAAACATTGAGTCAAATGATCCTACATTATGTTGGTTTAATATAAAATCCACTTTGCAGGGTTTCCCTgtgttactgatttttttaacctCTATTTAATAAAGTATCCTATGTTACAGGTTTTTGAGGTTAATATCTCTAAAGCAATAAACAATAGTTAAGAACTTTGAAAAGGTCATTCTACTTTAAGCATAAATTATGTTGATACattaaagcaatatttgcaaatttAAGTAATTATCTTGTTCCACTATATTgattaattctttttaatttctacAGCCTAACTTACATAGTGGCAATGCCTTTTTATTCAGCAAGCCTAGTTGAAACAGTACAGGTGAGCTATTCCCTTGTTTTCATTACTTTTGAAGTTCTGGGATATAGTCTGTCTACTGTGTTTATCTGATTGTTTAAACACAAAAATTTTCTTGAGGGTCCTTTATTATCACACATTTTTGTTATGTGTATCTCCATTGCAACTTACGTCACACTTACAGTTTTAATTCGCTTCCTGCCTTCCATAGGCAAGTGTACTCTTTTTTTCAGACATCTCAGAACCCAGCCTATGACTTGGTCTGAACAGAAAGAATATAAACTTTTGTCCTATTTATAACTCAGGCGATTATGGATTATCATAGGATGTTACGTTAATATGTATCTGAGCATAATGACTGATCATAAAAACAGATCATATGGTCCCCCTCTGTAGTTTACCAACAACATTCTACTTAAATATGCTTTGTGAGGAACATCTAATACTGTTGATGTAAATCCTACAAAACTTGAATTCCCTGCTCTCATTTTaaattgtttgcttgttttattatttctgaCCACATGGAGGCGCTTGAAGTACAGGATTAAATGTCATACACTTTTTCACCTGAAACTGTGAGAGCTAATGCAGTTTGACTTGACTCATACACAAAAATTAACTGATCATACGCCTAGCTTCTAGTTCCAATATCAGTTACTCCAGCATACTTTTTCTTCAGTGTGTTTGAGTGCCCTCTATAAAAACTCTTACTAAaacagccttttctttttgtgcttttccttttagtttcttTCTAACTTCACCATTAtactttgatttgttgttgttagaacTAACTGAAGTTAACATCTTGTGACCTAAACATAGTTCCTCTTTCTCTTGTGTTTGACATTGTGttcatgatatttaaaaaaaaaaaaaacctttgtttGTTACTATAGAGTTTAGTTATCACTGCCTGACATATTctttaacaataaaggaaaaatatcagGATGATCATTATTGAACAAAAAACAAGTATCACAGAACATACTGGGAGAAAGTAACTTTTAATTTGAGAAAGACTTAACAGAAGAACATTACTTAAATTAGATCTGTGACTTTAAAGACATTTTAAGTCATATTTCTCACattcataaaataaaagcagtatTAATAATTGAGttgtaaaaaattaaatgttatttctCTACATGCACGCTCACTGATGTTCATTTTCTCTGAGTGTTTTCATACCCAGTCTACACATTTATGTTTCCTGCTCCATATCTCTGTTAGCACTCACCTTTGAGtctgtttatttgctttttacaAATTTCTGGGGAGGgaggttgtttggggttttttttgtttttgtttttttattttttgccagtcctagggcttgaactcaggacctgagcactgtccctgagcttcttttgctcaagggtagcactctaccccttgagccacagtgctacttccagctttttctgtttgtgtgctactgaggaatggaacccagcatcatgcatgctaggcaagcactctaccactaagccacattcccatcccctttGCTTTTCTCAGTTTTCTACTGTCTTGCACGTCTTCTCTCTGGTCTGATCTTTCTTCCATGTACTATAAGGCTCTGTCCTTGGCCCTCTCTGATTTTATCCTTTACTTATCCTGGGAGAGGGCCATTTACTCATATGAATCTAATCTTCATTTCCATCTCAATTTTCACCCTGACTCAAaagatttagttttagttttaggGAAGATCTCTTTCCAATCATCATTTTTATGTGTCTTTCACTCTGTGTAACTAATGTTATCTTCTTAGTTCTAACATCAACAAGTATATATGCTTTATCTATTTGTGCCCATTGGTGTCATTCTTCCTTTACTCTATATCCAGCTCTTCACAATATCTGCTTTCTTCCCACTCCAAGCTTAGTGGTTCTTTGCCCTTCTAGGGAGTTCAGATCTTTTTCAGAAAATTGTTTTCCTCAAAAATACACAGGTCTCCTGAAGGGACCTAAATGAAGAAGAGCCCTTCCTTGAAGCTTGTGAAGAAGAACTTCCCTTTAATTCACTTCTTCATTAAGACCTCTTGTGCCAGTCCCTGCACTTTGGAAGTCCAGTCTCTTCATATGCAAGATTAATGTGTTTGAGTTTCTATTTCcgggaattcattttgataaatattattttgtatgatcagatgcacatagctaagTCTTTCTATATCCTTACCagtggtacagtatcattctttttgatggatgtagaatttcattttctggatctctgtccactgaggggcatctgggttgattccatatcttggctatgataaacaaCGCTAACGCTGCAGCGAACGTGGTtattgtgctggttgctttagtgtTGCCTTGCTTTTGTGGCACATTTTTCAAAATTGCTTGACttcattcttttcatttcagAGTGAGATAATTCGAGAAAATGCTAGCATACTGGAATGTATTAGAGAAGGAATCGGAAGAGTACTAGGCTTGGGAGTGCCTCATAGCAAGCGACTCCTTCCACTCCATTCCTTGATCTTCCCTACGGTGCTGCATGGAGTTCTTCATTACATCATCAGCACAGTCATTCAGAAGTTTGTCCTGCTAATCCTAAAGAGAAAGAGTTGCAATAGCCACCTAGTTGAAAGTGGTTGTCCCGTACAGTGTATACTGGAAGCTTATTTTCCAGAACTGATTGCTAACTTTGTTGCCAGTCTTTGCTCTGACGTAATACTTTACCCACTGGAAACAGTTTTGCACCGACTTCACATTCAAGGAACACGCACAATAATTGACAACACAGACCTTGGCTATGAAGTACTTCCAATTAATACACAATATGAGGGAATGAGAGACTGCATCAGTACCATAAAGCAGGAGGAAGGAGTGCTTGGTTTTTATAAAGGGTTTGGTGCTGTAATGGTACAGTATACACTGCATGCAGTTATCCTACAGTTTACCAAAATTATTTACACTGCACTTCTTCAGAATACCGCCTGAGATTTAGATTCTATCACTGCTTAGTTGAGAAAACAGGTGGATAATTTGCTATGAAATTATGAGGGATAAAAACAACATACTAAGTCAAAAAAAGTGGATTGGAAAGGGAATCTGGTAGGCAAAGTCCAAGCTGATTAAAttgacttttcatttctttcaaagtATACCTATATATTTTGGATCAAAATGATTCCAAACTTCAAAACTCAATAAAGATAAGACTGTGAAAGAATTAAATTCTAATGTAGCACTCATGCTAAAGTAAAATTGTTGCTGGGAAAAAGCAAAAATATCATCATTAAATGTACAATGAGATTTCATTTAATTCAACCTACACTACCTGACTGTAGGATTTGTTACATTGATTTTTACCTTCTAGATTGATTTTTGGTATGTGATCCTCAATGCAACATAGTATCAGGAGGTCTTGAAGCAAATACATGATTTCATCAttgggaaaaaattatttaaGGATTACATCTAGCAATCTGTCAGCAGGAATCAAAGAAGTTTAAATTGTCCTTACAGAGCTCTTTTAATggcttgtatatatgtattatataaagcCAATTTGTGCACAAATATAACTTGGAATTCTGTACATGTAGCTAAACATTGCATAAAAAGAAATCATCTGCTTTACCTCAGAGTAAAATAACAAAAGCCGAGACGCCCAAATGATTTAAGTCAAATAGAGTGTCCACATCCAAACTTAGTGTTTCAGTGCCAGCATTTGTGCAGTTTTGTTTGCTTAGCTAGTGATGTGACGTGTCCAACTAGCGCCCCTCTTTAAGAAAGTAATCATGACAACTCTTACTGTTTCCATACTTACAAATTTGTGTACTTAAGCCTCACTCGCCTCTCCTTTCTGAATGACTGAGAGGAGACAAAATTAAATTTCACCTGGAAATTTGTGTCTCTTGCCTTCTATAATAGTCATCATTAAATAATGGCTgcgatttttttctttcagttttgccTACAGTTTTATCCAAACTGGGTATGATGCTTATACAAAAAAGCAAGATATCttgataactttttatttttcaaaagtttaAATGTTTGGATgaatactaaagaaaaaatacagacacTTTAAGGAAATTTGTCTTTGTGTTCTGTTGGGGTTAGGGGAATGCATTTCAATAAATGAACCCAAAAAATTGTtagctttctatttttattcctaAATTGCATTTGATGGATTAAATACTGTTCAATTCAGTGAAATGATCTGCATCGGAGTGATCCGCACTTAAATGTGTTGGAGGTCCATTTCTTCATGAGCACGAACACAGCTTTACAAATGAGTCAGCACGCTAGTGACCGCACAGATGCCTCACCTAGAATGCAGAGAAGCTGAAGCGTTTGGTTTGCTAATAAGTGTCCCCACATGGTTATGTTTGTGATCAATAGTGCTGAAACAAGACAGTGGCATCCTGAGGCGTGAAATTCCATATAAATAGCAGCTCTCGCAGCCGTCTTGTGTCTGTGTTTACTGAAATACATGTCTCTCACTTCTAAATTGCACTGACAGGGAAAATAAACGCTACTGACCACATTTTTGTATGACCTTTTAGAGTGTGTTTTACTTTGTCTAATGTGTGAGATGTAATTTGTGGCTTTGTTTTTGCATTTGAACTGCTATGTCGTCTTTTAGATATTGATAATAATTGCTTcctaaaagcatttttattttaatcaaggTGGCTTCAGAGAAATACCAAACCTGaattttcaattttcaaaaaattcTAGAACAGTCTGAGTGAAATCAAGTATTTACTGGTGAAAATCCTTCAGCTAGCTAAAATCTAGATATTTCACATTGTTTTAAGATTGCACAACTTCATTATTAGCATAAATACAGTTATATAGTTTGTCTTCTGGTGGAATTGTAAGATGGATAGGCTTAATGACAcgcaaaattttttttaatttggagaaaATACATATTAACATGAAAACTAAAATTGAAAAATGCTAACATATTGTTATGTCTCCAAATTAAATATAACCTTTCACAGCCAAACACTTAATAAGTTAGCCACCCAAACATTTTTCaatgaatttagaaaaataaaacagtaaccaTCAGCTATACATTTTCCCTTTTCAAAGTTATTTCTCTTTAGTATAGATGCCGCAATTTAATGTCCATAGGATATATTTCTTAGGATAATATTGGatgagaatatttttataatttagtaaAAATAGTATTATGAATATGATTCTATTAATATTCCCACAGCTCTAGTCCTCATAGACCACCTTCTGGACATGGGGCTTGTGATGTGTTTGCCTTACATTGTAGGTTTCTTAGTTTGAATATAATAGACTGAAAGTTATTAAATTAAAAACTGGTTAAAATTAACCTATTTTGTCAGTGTGTGAATTGATGTACTAACGTGTGTGTAGTGTTTCATCAGATGTCCTCAGTTCTGTTGTGGGCTTTTAAAAATCCCTTAAGTTATTTATTCAAGACTACAGATTCCTGGCACTAGATATGATGCCGTGGTAAAAAGCAAGCTCGTTTGTAGAGTAATGGATTGGAGGACTTGGTAGCCACCGCTTGGAGAAACAAAACTGGAGAAATGAAAGCTCCCTGGGGAAGGGGGCCTTTGCTGGTTTTGAAATGGAGGCTTCCTACTCGCCGGCCCTGTGCTCTGCTATTTGGCTGtgcctctgcctcccccacctcccttttttcatttttctcctcacCTTACTTATTTTTGAGATTGGGTTTTGCATCCTACCCAGTCACCTGGACTCTGCTTCTCCTATTTCAGGATTCCTGTTGTAGCTAGATGCTGCTATGCCCAGCCTCGTTCACTGAGgtggaatctcctggactttgctgcccaggctggcctgcaacTGCAGTCCTCtgattctcagcctcccgagaagttAGGATGGCAGGCACCTACCACCGTGTTCAGCCATCAGTGGACACGGGATCCTGGGATGGGCGCAAAACgatcctgttctcagcctcctaagtagctaggattacaggcatgagccatcagtgcctggcttgtcttcctttcctgttgttgttgttgttttcctccaTTCGTGGGAATGGAAGATTTGGCCTCATTCCTCcttcctcagtcttctgagttctggaattacaggtgtctgCCTGGCTAAGGTAAAAGATCTCATTCACTTGTGCAGATCTGCCTGACTGCTCAAACTGTCTTTTCAACACTGGCTTTTTTGTACTTGCAAAAGCATTTACTTTTATTGATTGTGCACAgtatcaatatattttaaataattttattatgaaggcgttgtacaaagtggttaccattttataaatcaggtaatgactgCATTTCTGTTAGGATAATGTTACTTCTTCCTTCGCTTTCCCTCAgtcttttcctcccatccctgcccataaGTTGCATAGTTAACTGTTCAGTGTCATTGTCCATCCTTCCTCACAATAttgaaatattaatatttcaaTCCAGTTATTCGTATAGCTGCTCAAGAAATGCTGGTGTCAGCTGAAATTTTCAAAGGTGTTTGCACTCAGTTTGCTTATGGGGCCAGCTGCTAAAAAGATCCAAGTTTGAATCTTTTCCAAGAATGTAAGCAAGTAAAATTCCTTGGTAAAAGCGTTGCACTAGAATTTGAGTGATAGTTAATGTTGGcatttctgtctctcttctctgtcacacacaatcatatatacatatatgcacatgtatatatgtaattgtatatTGAGCCAAAATGTATATAATTGTATGTTGAGACATTGAGTATCATTGATGTGAGTACCAAGTTGTatggcagaaaaacaaataccTTGTAATTTGACAATGATTCTTATACAGAATTACCTCAACTACAGGAGGTATTTTGCctatttagtttttgttgttaagTTGTTTTGGTCTCActgacattttaaatgttttaggtGGTAAGCTGTTTAATATGAAAAGCTCAATAAAACCAATtgagttaaaacaaaaacaaatgtatttctctttttgAAGACATAGGACTACTCAAGAGGATGGTTAAAGTATATTTATCAGATAGAAATGAAGATCAAGAAAACCACGTGTGTGGAATTGAACTTGTTTTTCTACCAATTAAAAATCCCTCTAAaggttttcatattttattttcacaacaGTCCTATGATGtttgaagtagtgctgtgtgatCAAGAGCCATTTCTCTAAGGAAGAAGTTACTGGAAATTTATGACTTGTCAGACATTAAGCCGTTGTCCAAATGACAACAGCAAAGGGGTAAAttccttagaaaaagaaaaaagtgggccaaaagcagagggaagaaaatgaagaggaggacATTGATAAATGAAGTaataagagaatgaaaaaaaattgactcTGAAAATAGTAAAACTGACCATTTTTAGCTAAATTGAGTAACAAAAAAACTCATGACTAAATCACAAATTAAAGGAAAGGATATTGCTATGGAcagcagaaattttaaaaaaaaaaaaaaacagacaagaatAGTGAAAACAACTATGTGCTAAAAAATggacaaccaaaagaaaaagggttaATTCCTAAAAATAAACCAACAGCCGACACAAGAAGAAATCACAAATTGTACTTTACATAAGGAGatcaataaaataaggaaatttaAACTTCACAACACCACCAAATTCTAGATGGTTAGACTGGCAAAATACCCAACATTCAAAGAACAGTTTGTGTTAATTCTCAAACTCGTCAGAGCATTCTTATGGAACGCCCAAATTGGACTGGTAGAGAACCCAGAGaggcataaatatataaatatacatacagaaACTTCAAGCAAAAAAATACTAAATTGTATTCAACCATATGTTAACAGGTAATACAGTATAACTGGGATTTATCCTGGGAATGAAACATAAAAATCAGTTCATGTCATACCCTGCATTGATAGAATGAAGGGGCCACGTGGACTAAGTTGACAAGGTTGTGGCACAGCAGGAGCCCTTTTCCATGCCTTGTGAGCTATGCTAGAGAAAGTCTAACAGATTTGTGCAAAAGTCAACATAGTTGCATATAATCATGCAATCACA is from Perognathus longimembris pacificus isolate PPM17 chromosome 22, ASM2315922v1, whole genome shotgun sequence and encodes:
- the Slc25a46 gene encoding mitochondrial outer membrane protein SLC25A46 isoform X1 translates to MHPRRPDGFDGLGYRGGGGARDEPGWGGAFPAGHWVTTPPDIPGSRNLHWGDKSPPYGAPSASTPYEGPADDVPAGGGPGAQGRSSEQLNRFAGFGIGLASLFTENVLAHPCIVLRRQCQVNYHADHYHLTPFTIVNIMYNFNKTQGPRSLWKGMGSTFIVQGVTLGAEGIISEFTSLPREIAHKWNPKQICEHLILKSLTYIVAMPFYSASLVETVQSEIIRENASILECIREGIGRVLGLGVPHSKRLLPLHSLIFPTVLHGVLHYIISTVIQKFVLLILKRKSCNSHLVESGCPVQCILEAYFPELIANFVASLCSDVILYPLETVLHRLHIQGTRTIIDNTDLGYEVLPINTQYEGMRDCISTIKQEEGVLGFYKGFGAVMVQYTLHAVILQFTKIIYTALLQNTA
- the Slc25a46 gene encoding mitochondrial outer membrane protein SLC25A46 isoform X2, giving the protein MELTKAEQLNRFAGFGIGLASLFTENVLAHPCIVLRRQCQVNYHADHYHLTPFTIVNIMYNFNKTQGPRSLWKGMGSTFIVQGVTLGAEGIISEFTSLPREIAHKWNPKQICEHLILKSLTYIVAMPFYSASLVETVQSEIIRENASILECIREGIGRVLGLGVPHSKRLLPLHSLIFPTVLHGVLHYIISTVIQKFVLLILKRKSCNSHLVESGCPVQCILEAYFPELIANFVASLCSDVILYPLETVLHRLHIQGTRTIIDNTDLGYEVLPINTQYEGMRDCISTIKQEEGVLGFYKGFGAVMVQYTLHAVILQFTKIIYTALLQNTA